One Diabrotica virgifera virgifera chromosome 3, PGI_DIABVI_V3a genomic window carries:
- the LOC114324768 gene encoding zinc finger protein 468-like yields MHRRLHTGETPYKCEICSKQFTVKGNLEQHMRLHSDKTPFKCEICSKFFTTNSSLKMHKRLHTGQTPYKCKICSKQFSQINSLNHHNMVVHTGERPYKCEICNKQFTLKGNLKQHIRVHADETPYKCEICSKLFTTKGNLKMHMRLHTGKTPYK; encoded by the coding sequence ATGCATAGGAGACTTCACACTGGTGAaacaccttataaatgtgaaatttgtagtaagcagtttactGTAAAAGGTAATTTAGAACAGCATATGAGACTTCACAGTGATAAAACAccttttaaatgtgaaatttgtagtaagttTTTTACTACAAATAGTAGTTTAAAGATGCATAAGAGACTTCACACTGGTCAAACACCTTATAAATgtaaaatttgtagtaagcaaTTCAGTCAGATTAATAGTTTAAATCATCATAATATGGTAGTTCACACTGGTGAAAggccttataaatgtgaaatttgtaataaGCAGTTTACTTTAAAAGGTAATTTAAAACAACATATAAGAGTTCACGCTGATGAaacaccttataaatgtgaaatttgtagtaagttGTTTACTACAAAAGGTAATTTAAAGATGCATATGAGACTTCACACTGGTAAAACACCTTATaagtga
- the LOC126882734 gene encoding zinc finger protein 723-like, translating to MRLHTEDTPYKCEVCSKLFTTKGSVNKHMRLHTGETPYECEICTKQFTFKGNLNQHMRLHSDETNYKCEICSKFFTTNGSLKMHVRLHTGETPYKCEICSKQFTLKGNLKQHMRLHSDKTPFKCEICSKFFTRNSSLKMHKRLHTGETPYKCEICSKQFTVKGNLEQHMRLHSDKTPFKCEICSKFFTTNSSLKMHKRLHTGETPYKCEICNQQFTQISNLNTHIRVHSKTAKSL from the coding sequence ATGAGACTTCACACTGAGGAcacaccttataaatgtgaagTTTGTAGTAAGTTGTTTACTACAAAAGGTAGTGTAAATAAGCATATGAGACTTCACACTGGTGAAACACCttatgaatgtgaaatttgtactAAGCAGTTTACTTTTAAAGGTAATTTAAACCAGCATATGAGACTTCACAGTGATGAAACAaattataaatgtgaaatttgtagtaagttTTTTACTACAAATGGTAGTTTAAAGATGCATGTGAGACTTCACACTGGTGAaacaccttataaatgtgaaatttgtagtaagcagtttactTTAAAAGGTAATTTAAAACAGCATATGAGACTTCACAGTGATAAAACAccttttaaatgtgaaatttgtagtaagttTTTTACTAGAAATAGTAGTTTAAAGATGCATAAGAGACTTCACACTGGTGAaacaccttataaatgtgaaatttgtagtaagcagtttactGTAAAAGGTAATTTAGAACAGCATATGAGACTTCACAGTGATAAAACAccttttaaatgtgaaatttgtagtaagttTTTTACTACAAATAGTAGTTTAAAGATGCATAAGAGACTTCACACTGGTGAaacaccttataaatgtgaaatttgtaatcAGCAGTTTACTCAAATAAGTAATTTAAATACACATATTAGAGTTCACTCAAAAACCGCAAAATCTTTATAA